Proteins encoded in a region of the Fundulus heteroclitus isolate FHET01 chromosome 2, MU-UCD_Fhet_4.1, whole genome shotgun sequence genome:
- the mob2a gene encoding MOB kinase activator 2a isoform X3 yields MGVLVCCDCFFYRKSKTKPNGKKPPAEEKKQYVEPEFTKTRVVDFDLKELVVLPREIDLNEWLASNTTTFFNLINLQYSTISEFCTGETCQAMTACSTIYYWYDERGKKTKCTAPQYVDFVMSLCQKLVTDEEIFPTKYGKEFPNSFESLVKKICRYLFHVLAHLYWAHFKETVALELHGHLNTLYAHFIVFVREFNLIDPKETCIMDDLSEILCSPVPAPPPAPSTPAPAPSPSSQNHVTER; encoded by the exons GAAGTCGAAGACGAAGCCGAATGGGAAGAAGCCGCCGGCAGAAGAGAAGAAGCAGTACGTGGAGCCGGAGTTCACGAAAACCCGAGTGGTGGACTTCGACCTGAAGGAGCTGGTGGTGCTGCCCAGAGAGATAGACCTCAACGAATGGCTCGCGAGCAACA CGACCACGTTCTTCAATCTTATCAACCTGCAGTACAGCACCATTTCAGAGTTCTGCACTGGGGAAACCTGTCAGGCCATGACGGCTTGTAGCAC AATATACTACTGGTATGACGAGAGGGGGAAGAAGACGAAGTGCACCGCTCCACAGTACGTCGACTTCGTCATGAGTCTTTGTCAGAAACTGGTCACAGATGAGGAAATCTTTCCTACAAAGTATG GCAAGGAGTTCCCCAACTCGTTTGAGTCCTTGGTGAAGAAGATCTGCCGGTACCTGTTCCACGTGCTGGCTCACCTCTACTGGGCGCACTTTAAGGAGACGGTGGCTCTGGAGCTGCACGGCCACTTGAACACTCTGTACGCACATTTCATCGTTTTCGTAAGGGAATTCAACCTGATCGACCCTAAGGAGACCTGTATCATGGACGACTTGTCCGAAATCCTCTGCAGTCCCgtcccggccccgcccccggccCCTTCCACCCCAGCGCCAGCTCCCTCCCCCTCTTCACAAAACCACGTGACGGAGAGATGA
- the mob2a gene encoding MOB kinase activator 2a isoform X2, which yields MRPQKNPRPPLTAKMVIKAVGKALRKSKTKPNGKKPPAEEKKQYVEPEFTKTRVVDFDLKELVVLPREIDLNEWLASNTTTFFNLINLQYSTISEFCTGETCQAMTACSTIYYWYDERGKKTKCTAPQYVDFVMSLCQKLVTDEEIFPTKYGKEFPNSFESLVKKICRYLFHVLAHLYWAHFKETVALELHGHLNTLYAHFIVFVREFNLIDPKETCIMDDLSEILCSPVPAPPPAPSTPAPAPSPSSQNHVTER from the exons ATGCGCCCTCAGAAAAACCCGAGACCTCCGTTAACAGCGAAGATGGTGATTAAGGCAGTCGGGAAAGCACTAAG GAAGTCGAAGACGAAGCCGAATGGGAAGAAGCCGCCGGCAGAAGAGAAGAAGCAGTACGTGGAGCCGGAGTTCACGAAAACCCGAGTGGTGGACTTCGACCTGAAGGAGCTGGTGGTGCTGCCCAGAGAGATAGACCTCAACGAATGGCTCGCGAGCAACA CGACCACGTTCTTCAATCTTATCAACCTGCAGTACAGCACCATTTCAGAGTTCTGCACTGGGGAAACCTGTCAGGCCATGACGGCTTGTAGCAC AATATACTACTGGTATGACGAGAGGGGGAAGAAGACGAAGTGCACCGCTCCACAGTACGTCGACTTCGTCATGAGTCTTTGTCAGAAACTGGTCACAGATGAGGAAATCTTTCCTACAAAGTATG GCAAGGAGTTCCCCAACTCGTTTGAGTCCTTGGTGAAGAAGATCTGCCGGTACCTGTTCCACGTGCTGGCTCACCTCTACTGGGCGCACTTTAAGGAGACGGTGGCTCTGGAGCTGCACGGCCACTTGAACACTCTGTACGCACATTTCATCGTTTTCGTAAGGGAATTCAACCTGATCGACCCTAAGGAGACCTGTATCATGGACGACTTGTCCGAAATCCTCTGCAGTCCCgtcccggccccgcccccggccCCTTCCACCCCAGCGCCAGCTCCCTCCCCCTCTTCACAAAACCACGTGACGGAGAGATGA
- the kcnj11 gene encoding ATP-sensitive inward rectifier potassium channel 11: MLSRKGLIPEDYLLTRLAEDVVPPKFRAKQGKARFVGKNGACNVAHTNIREQGRFLQDVFTTLVDLKWLHTLIIFTMSFLCSWLLFGMIWWLVAFAHGDLDQRGDDFVPCVTDIHSFSSAFLFSIEVQVTIGFGGRMITEECVSAIIILIVQNIVGLVINAIMLGCIFMKTAQAHRRAETLIFSKHAVISLRNNKLCFMIRIGDLRKSMIISATVRMQVVRRSTTEEGEVVPLDQIDIHMDNPVGTNGIFLVSPLIISHVIDKSSPLYELSPNDLQHQDLEVIVVLEGVVETTGITTQARTSYVSEEILWGQRFVPTVSEDDGIYAVDYSKFGNTVKVPTPCCSAKELEQSGGVPRFKLNEGATMRTSVRRRKGAAMARRSRLENR; the protein is encoded by the coding sequence ATGTTGTCCAGGAAGGGACTCATTCCTGAGGATTACTTGCTGACACGATTGGCTGAGGATGTTGTGCCCCCGAAGTTCAGGGCCAAGCAAGGCAAGGCTCGGTTTGTGGGAAAGAACGGCGCCTGCAATGTTGCGCACACCAACATCAGAGAACAGGGTCGGTTCCTGCAGGACGTGTTCACCACTTTGGTGGATTTAAAATGGCTCCACACACTCATCATTTTCACCATGTCCTTCCTGTGCAGCTGGCTCCTGTTCGGGATGATCTGGTGGCTCGTGGCGTTTGCGCACGGAGACTTGGATCAAAGGGGGGACGATTTCGTCCCGTGCGTAACGGACATCCACTCCTTTTCCTCCGCTTTCCTCTTCTCCATAGAAGTCCAGGTAACCATCGGCTTTGGTGGTCGGATGATCACAGAGGAGTGCGTCTCGGCCATCATCATCCTCATAGTGCAGAACATCGTCGGATTGGTCATCAACGCAATCATGCTGGGTTGCATCTTCATGAAAACTGCGCAGGCCCATCGGCGCGCAGAGACGCTCATCTTCAGCAAGCACGCCGTCATCTCTCTGCGAAACAACAAGCTGTGTTTTATGATCCGCATTGGGGACCTTAGGAAAAGCATGATCATCAGCGCCACCGTGCGGATGCAGGTGGTCAGGAGGAGTACCACGGAGGAGGGAGAGGTGGTGCCTCTGGACCAGATTGACATCCACATGGATAACCCGGTGGGTACCAACGGGATCTTCCTGGTGTCTCCCCTCATCATCTCCCATGTGATCGACAAGTCCAGCCCCCTGTACGAGCTATCGCCGAACGACCTGCAGCACCAGGACCTGGAGGTGATAGTGGTGCTGGAGGGGGTGGTGGAGACCACCGGCATCACCACGCAGGCCAGGACTTCCTACGTGTCGGAGGAGATCCTGTGGGGCCAGCGTTTCGTGCCGACGGTCTCCGAGGACGACGGCATTTACGCAGTGGACTACTCCAAGTTTGGCAACACCGTGAAAGTACCCACGCCGTGCTGCAGCGCCAAGGAACTGGAGCAGTCGGGCGGCGTCCCGCGATTTAAGCTGAACGAGGGCGCCACCATGCGGACGTCCGTGAGAAGGCGGAAGGGGGCTGCGATGGCGCGCAGGTCCAGGCTGGAGAACAGATGA
- the mob2a gene encoding MOB kinase activator 2a isoform X4 produces MDWLMGKSKTKPNGKKPPAEEKKQYVEPEFTKTRVVDFDLKELVVLPREIDLNEWLASNTTTFFNLINLQYSTISEFCTGETCQAMTACSTIYYWYDERGKKTKCTAPQYVDFVMSLCQKLVTDEEIFPTKYGKEFPNSFESLVKKICRYLFHVLAHLYWAHFKETVALELHGHLNTLYAHFIVFVREFNLIDPKETCIMDDLSEILCSPVPAPPPAPSTPAPAPSPSSQNHVTER; encoded by the exons GAAGTCGAAGACGAAGCCGAATGGGAAGAAGCCGCCGGCAGAAGAGAAGAAGCAGTACGTGGAGCCGGAGTTCACGAAAACCCGAGTGGTGGACTTCGACCTGAAGGAGCTGGTGGTGCTGCCCAGAGAGATAGACCTCAACGAATGGCTCGCGAGCAACA CGACCACGTTCTTCAATCTTATCAACCTGCAGTACAGCACCATTTCAGAGTTCTGCACTGGGGAAACCTGTCAGGCCATGACGGCTTGTAGCAC AATATACTACTGGTATGACGAGAGGGGGAAGAAGACGAAGTGCACCGCTCCACAGTACGTCGACTTCGTCATGAGTCTTTGTCAGAAACTGGTCACAGATGAGGAAATCTTTCCTACAAAGTATG GCAAGGAGTTCCCCAACTCGTTTGAGTCCTTGGTGAAGAAGATCTGCCGGTACCTGTTCCACGTGCTGGCTCACCTCTACTGGGCGCACTTTAAGGAGACGGTGGCTCTGGAGCTGCACGGCCACTTGAACACTCTGTACGCACATTTCATCGTTTTCGTAAGGGAATTCAACCTGATCGACCCTAAGGAGACCTGTATCATGGACGACTTGTCCGAAATCCTCTGCAGTCCCgtcccggccccgcccccggccCCTTCCACCCCAGCGCCAGCTCCCTCCCCCTCTTCACAAAACCACGTGACGGAGAGATGA